A region from the Leptospira venezuelensis genome encodes:
- a CDS encoding GDP-mannose 4,6-dehydratase, translating into MKYLVTGAEGFVGSYLVRELTKESRSELLGLGMNPKNTEFSFPYKVCDIRDIHSLQQVFESYSPDVLFHLAGQTFVPRSIENPEETLLINVAGTLNILECFKRSGRKVKLVYVSSSEVYGNLKEEQLPVSENLLPSPVNPYASSKLAAETYCLQYSRSYQNIETVIARPFNHIGIGQNPNFVVPNFCKQVLENISKNVSSEILVGDLTPTRDFLHVTDVVKAYILLANKGISGEVYNICSGAETSISQVLEWILEFADSKLVSKQDPTRLRPAEMKRSLGNNSKLRSLGWVPETSVKEAVREIFEHIRKTEYSI; encoded by the coding sequence ATGAAATACTTGGTCACAGGAGCAGAAGGTTTTGTAGGATCGTATCTCGTCCGAGAACTTACAAAAGAATCCAGGTCCGAACTACTGGGCCTGGGAATGAATCCCAAAAATACAGAGTTTTCCTTTCCTTACAAGGTTTGTGATATCCGAGATATCCACTCACTCCAACAAGTATTCGAGTCCTATTCTCCTGATGTATTGTTCCATTTAGCAGGACAAACATTTGTTCCAAGATCTATCGAGAATCCAGAAGAAACATTACTTATCAATGTGGCCGGCACATTGAATATTTTAGAATGTTTTAAACGTTCTGGCAGAAAAGTGAAATTAGTTTATGTATCTTCTTCGGAAGTATATGGAAATCTAAAGGAAGAACAACTTCCAGTTTCTGAAAATCTTCTTCCAAGTCCTGTGAATCCGTATGCTTCTTCTAAGCTTGCAGCAGAAACTTATTGTCTTCAATATTCGCGCTCTTATCAAAATATAGAAACTGTAATCGCAAGACCTTTTAATCATATAGGTATTGGGCAAAACCCAAACTTCGTAGTTCCAAACTTTTGCAAACAGGTGCTGGAAAATATTTCCAAAAACGTTTCTTCTGAAATTTTAGTAGGAGATCTAACTCCTACTAGAGACTTCTTGCATGTAACCGATGTAGTAAAAGCTTATATCCTTTTAGCAAACAAAGGAATAAGTGGGGAAGTTTATAATATATGCTCTGGAGCCGAGACTTCAATCTCTCAGGTCTTGGAATGGATCTTAGAATTTGCTGATTCTAAATTAGTTTCTAAACAAGATCCTACAAGATTGAGACCTGCAGAAATGAAAAGATCTTTGGGAAATAATTCAAAATTAAGATCTTTAGGATGGGTCCCTGAAACTTCTGTCAAAGAAGCCGTTCGAGAAATTTTCGAACATATTCGAAAAACAGAATATTCTATTTAA
- a CDS encoding RNA polymerase sigma factor has product MDQREFAGLIDSTKHIVLSAIKKNLYEEFYDTIDDVVQETYIRAYKSLAANKFRGDSSHSTWLYTIARNESLRMNQKRMRQANLAMKLKEKATQDSILNPREEYNDSGMDIELQDLISNLPWKYKSVLALVSEGYKEQQIAEKLGIPEGTVKSRSFRGKQMLKKLFFQET; this is encoded by the coding sequence ATGGACCAAAGAGAATTTGCCGGATTAATAGATAGTACGAAACATATAGTACTCTCTGCGATTAAAAAGAATTTATACGAAGAGTTTTACGATACCATCGACGATGTTGTTCAAGAAACATATATCCGTGCTTATAAAAGTTTAGCAGCAAATAAGTTCAGGGGAGATTCTTCCCACAGTACTTGGTTGTATACAATCGCAAGAAACGAATCCTTGAGGATGAACCAAAAGCGTATGCGCCAGGCAAACCTTGCGATGAAGCTAAAGGAAAAAGCCACTCAAGATTCTATTTTAAACCCAAGAGAAGAATATAACGACTCTGGAATGGACATCGAATTACAGGATTTGATCTCCAATCTTCCTTGGAAGTATAAGTCAGTGCTTGCATTAGTTTCAGAAGGATATAAAGAGCAACAGATTGCGGAGAAGCTGGGAATTCCGGAAGGAACAGTTAAATCCAGATCTTTCCGAGGCAAACAAATGCTGAAGAAACTATTTTTTCAAGAGACCTAG
- a CDS encoding glycosyltransferase family 4 protein has translation MIFKKRGVHQFAAGFNLGDAISNEMNSLKSVFKKIGYSSEIYAENTGPGTDTLVKKYKSYSSNSKDILVYHHSIHSEVLETLIKTKNSKILIYHNVTPGHFFEKYDLKLTYLLRKGREELESLRNKFDKVFAVSEYNKSELVDLGFEDVDVLPITYQLPQGRQTLKENFPKNRPNIPRFLFVGRIAPNKKQDDLIRFAFHYLKAYGPEFQLFMVGFSSKELYLYREELERMLDFYKLRKNVIITDFLSDEELKSMYLNCDLFLSMSEHEGFCVPLLEAMVHNIPILAFDGGAVGETLSGAGILFKEKRMDMIVELAHKIVTDRNWKDLILETQQRRLSSFSQINAETVLRPVLARLS, from the coding sequence ATGATCTTCAAAAAAAGAGGAGTACATCAATTTGCGGCCGGTTTTAATTTGGGGGATGCTATTTCAAATGAAATGAATTCCTTAAAATCCGTTTTCAAAAAGATAGGATATTCTTCCGAAATTTACGCAGAGAATACTGGTCCAGGAACAGACACTTTGGTAAAGAAGTATAAGTCATATTCTTCCAATAGTAAAGATATATTGGTGTATCACCATTCTATCCATTCAGAAGTCTTGGAAACTTTGATAAAAACTAAGAATTCTAAAATTCTAATATATCATAATGTTACGCCGGGTCATTTTTTTGAAAAGTACGATCTAAAACTTACATATCTTCTACGCAAGGGAAGAGAAGAATTGGAATCATTGCGAAACAAATTCGATAAGGTATTCGCAGTTTCTGAATATAATAAATCGGAACTTGTGGATCTCGGTTTCGAAGACGTGGATGTGCTTCCGATCACTTATCAACTCCCCCAAGGAAGACAAACTCTTAAGGAAAATTTTCCCAAAAATCGGCCAAACATCCCACGCTTTTTATTTGTAGGAAGAATTGCCCCAAATAAGAAGCAGGATGACTTGATCCGATTCGCATTCCATTATCTCAAAGCATATGGGCCTGAATTCCAACTTTTTATGGTAGGTTTCAGTTCCAAAGAATTGTATTTATATAGAGAAGAATTGGAGCGTATGCTCGATTTTTATAAATTGAGAAAGAATGTGATCATCACTGATTTTTTATCCGACGAAGAATTAAAATCAATGTATTTAAACTGCGATCTTTTCTTATCGATGAGCGAGCACGAAGGATTTTGTGTTCCATTATTGGAAGCAATGGTGCATAATATCCCGATCCTTGCATTCGATGGTGGCGCAGTAGGAGAAACTCTTTCAGGAGCTGGGATCTTATTTAAAGAAAAGAGAATGGACATGATCGTAGAGCTTGCTCACAAAATTGTAACAGATCGGAACTGGAAAGACTTGATCCTTGAAACTCAGCAAAGGCGTTTGTCTTCTTTCTCCCAGATCAACGCAGAAACGGTATTGAGGCCAGTCCTTGCTAGACTCTCGTAG
- a CDS encoding LIC_10202 family protein yields the protein MEERSSDIIEIKDSSVNVRELMEEIESRLARRPVSKEELERLSRWKFSPQSPEGYREFDAAETAHLFEKGISPPKFTNPKFKYIRGPIRWLFIKLIELYAFLDKKLSENRTRAFYSVLNELILLRGDHEKLKRKFEKFYNEFVELNYTLKKEISPEFVWSNEFLYEEETLEESETLILSRLNPGDSVLAINPEWGKFLKQLLKAQIEFKSVTWNKAQYSYIKENITNSVSLLSFEEVLPESPLPSKIISNANLCLLPNWVLEKLFKSLASKTSSGTEFIFRYSNYSNRMISPFQPILLTQISESAFREFLQKLGFKNIVDTKAGDGFSVFSFRK from the coding sequence ATGGAAGAAAGATCTTCAGATATTATAGAAATCAAGGACAGCTCGGTCAATGTCCGCGAGCTCATGGAAGAAATAGAATCCAGGCTTGCGAGAAGACCAGTTTCCAAGGAAGAATTGGAACGTCTTTCTCGATGGAAGTTTTCTCCCCAATCCCCTGAAGGATATAGAGAATTCGACGCCGCTGAAACAGCGCACTTATTCGAAAAAGGGATCTCTCCTCCTAAATTCACTAATCCAAAATTCAAATATATTCGTGGCCCGATCCGTTGGTTGTTTATCAAACTGATCGAGTTATATGCATTTTTAGATAAAAAACTTTCTGAAAACAGAACTCGTGCATTCTACAGTGTTTTAAATGAATTGATCCTTTTAAGAGGAGATCATGAAAAGTTAAAGCGGAAATTCGAAAAATTCTATAACGAGTTTGTAGAATTAAATTATACTCTTAAAAAAGAGATCAGTCCTGAATTCGTTTGGTCCAACGAGTTTTTATATGAAGAAGAAACTTTAGAAGAAAGTGAAACTCTTATCCTTTCTAGATTGAACCCTGGAGATTCGGTTCTTGCAATCAATCCTGAGTGGGGAAAATTCTTAAAACAACTCTTAAAGGCTCAAATAGAATTTAAATCAGTCACTTGGAATAAGGCCCAATATTCTTATATTAAAGAAAATATCACGAACTCAGTGTCCCTTTTATCCTTTGAAGAAGTTTTACCTGAGTCTCCCCTTCCTTCTAAAATTATTTCAAACGCAAATCTATGCCTTTTGCCAAATTGGGTTTTAGAAAAACTTTTCAAATCCCTAGCTTCTAAAACTTCCAGTGGGACAGAGTTCATCTTTAGATATTCCAATTATTCGAATAGAATGATCTCTCCTTTTCAACCAATCCTTTTGACTCAGATCAGCGAGTCCGCATTTAGAGAGTTCTTACAAAAATTAGGTTTTAAGAATATAGTGGACACCAAGGCCGGAGACGGTTTCTCAGTGTTTAGTTTCAGAAAATGA
- a CDS encoding RluA family pseudouridine synthase codes for MNLELHAEVNADSEGSRLDRFLKDYLGDEISRASIQHWIDSGWVKDGSGKILLKSSYKVSPGENFHISVPPKPPLNLTPVKMEIEVLKETPQYLIIRKPAGIASHSGPGDRSATLVNGLLYKFKELSSIGGESRPGIVHRLDKPTEGIMIVAKNDQAHAKLSELFRRRNITKKYLAWVQGTLPEGEGTIDRPIGRHPIERLKMTVTPKGRASVTHYRILKTAVSKNGRKFSLIEADLETGRTHQIRVHFQSLRCPVVGDLLYSRNAALFENYGLLLLSYWLEFKDPFTGEDVQIVLDPPQRFENFESNLENF; via the coding sequence ATGAATCTGGAACTTCATGCCGAAGTTAACGCCGACTCTGAGGGATCCAGACTCGATCGATTTTTAAAGGATTATCTCGGAGACGAGATTTCTAGAGCATCGATCCAGCATTGGATAGATTCAGGTTGGGTCAAAGATGGTTCGGGAAAAATTCTACTGAAATCATCCTACAAAGTAAGTCCTGGAGAAAACTTTCATATCTCAGTTCCTCCTAAACCTCCATTAAACTTAACTCCTGTAAAAATGGAGATAGAAGTTTTAAAAGAAACTCCTCAGTATCTGATCATTCGCAAACCAGCAGGTATCGCGTCACATAGTGGCCCTGGAGATAGATCTGCTACTTTGGTTAACGGACTTCTCTACAAATTTAAGGAGCTTTCGAGTATCGGAGGAGAATCAAGGCCGGGTATCGTGCATCGTTTGGATAAACCGACGGAAGGTATCATGATCGTAGCTAAGAACGATCAAGCTCATGCAAAACTTTCGGAGTTGTTTAGAAGAAGAAATATTACTAAGAAATATCTTGCCTGGGTCCAAGGCACACTTCCGGAAGGAGAAGGTACAATAGACAGACCGATAGGAAGACATCCCATCGAAAGATTGAAGATGACAGTGACTCCTAAAGGTAGAGCCTCAGTTACTCATTATCGGATCTTAAAAACTGCAGTTTCCAAGAATGGGCGTAAGTTCTCTCTTATTGAAGCTGATCTAGAAACAGGAAGAACTCATCAGATCAGGGTTCATTTTCAGAGTCTTAGATGTCCTGTTGTTGGGGATCTTCTTTACTCAAGGAATGCAGCACTTTTTGAGAATTATGGACTTTTACTTCTTTCCTATTGGTTAGAATTTAAAGATCCTTTTACGGGAGAAGATGTACAAATCGTTCTCGATCCTCCTCAAAGATTCGAAAATTTCGAAAGTAATTTGGAGAATTTTTGA
- a CDS encoding SanA/YdcF family protein, with the protein MRLAVLLAAAICIGIPASIDLSIEWDYENRSTHAGNYRSLKPATVAIVPGASVYKGIPSPVLQDRLDCALELYKQGKVRKILLSGDNGTSYYNEVKPMLLYVLERGVNEKDVFVDHAGFRTLDTLVRAKEIFQVKDAIFVSQRFHQPRAAFISKKIGLDLQSYESDRRIYISGPTSRFREFFARTLAWIDMNLTNTAPKYLGKPFPIEGSGIKTWKGSVI; encoded by the coding sequence ATGAGGCTTGCAGTCTTACTCGCCGCCGCAATCTGCATCGGAATCCCAGCATCCATAGACCTTTCCATCGAATGGGATTACGAGAATAGAAGTACTCATGCAGGAAATTATCGTTCTCTCAAACCAGCAACTGTTGCAATTGTCCCAGGTGCATCCGTGTACAAAGGAATCCCTTCGCCAGTTTTGCAAGATCGATTGGATTGTGCGTTAGAACTTTATAAACAAGGAAAAGTCCGAAAAATCCTTCTCTCTGGTGACAACGGAACTAGCTACTATAATGAAGTAAAACCTATGTTATTGTATGTTTTAGAGAGAGGAGTGAACGAAAAAGATGTGTTTGTAGATCATGCAGGTTTCAGAACATTAGATACTTTAGTAAGAGCAAAAGAAATTTTCCAAGTCAAGGATGCGATCTTTGTAAGCCAAAGATTTCACCAACCAAGAGCAGCATTTATTTCTAAAAAAATAGGATTGGATCTACAATCTTATGAATCGGATAGAAGGATTTATATCAGCGGACCCACAAGTAGATTTAGGGAATTTTTTGCAAGAACCTTGGCTTGGATCGATATGAATCTCACCAACACTGCACCAAAATACTTAGGCAAACCGTTTCCTATAGAAGGTAGCGGGATCAAAACCTGGAAGGGTTCGGTAATTTAA
- a CDS encoding glycosyltransferase family 4 protein, which yields MLDSRRRLAVVTPIFSDHISGGSEKLIYQYTLILSKFYEVTVLASRSLDYITWKNQIPVKDLEPVLLGKDLEKKVSREWIEPEPGNRIRVLRFSVDKERNISKFNRFSDKLFRNSESGKSVSSQEEKERIWVDMQGPYCPDLIQYIETNERDYDVFVFVSYLYYPMVYGLPLVAKKSVVIPTLHDEPPAKLSVYSNLFKDDSAYCFNTPEEKALFHKLYGYEPSLGNVIGMHLAIPEETEKKTFDRKNPQDSFQFLYVGRIDEGKGVLEMAQYFSEWQKRSGRNDNLLLAGRGDSKLLQRISKFSHVSPLGFVSEEAKDEIIRSSDILINPSPMESFSIIIMEAWIRKKAVLVNGRSDVLKGHCLRSNGGLYYSDLDSFCAVAEYLVNHSKEREEMGLNGKKYVQANFNPDIVEKKISHIVERCIRRRYSE from the coding sequence TTGCTAGACTCTCGTAGAAGATTAGCCGTTGTTACTCCTATTTTTTCGGATCATATCTCAGGTGGTTCTGAAAAACTAATCTATCAATATACTTTAATATTATCCAAGTTCTATGAAGTGACTGTTCTTGCGAGTCGCTCCCTCGACTATATTACCTGGAAAAACCAGATCCCGGTCAAAGATTTAGAGCCCGTGCTTCTTGGAAAAGATTTAGAGAAGAAGGTTAGTAGAGAATGGATAGAACCCGAACCTGGAAATCGGATCAGGGTTTTAAGATTTTCCGTAGATAAAGAAAGAAATATCTCAAAGTTTAATAGATTTTCAGATAAACTATTTAGAAATTCTGAATCAGGAAAAAGCGTAAGCTCCCAAGAAGAAAAAGAAAGAATCTGGGTGGATATGCAGGGTCCATATTGTCCTGATCTAATCCAATACATTGAAACAAACGAAAGAGATTATGATGTATTCGTTTTTGTTTCTTATCTGTATTATCCTATGGTTTATGGTCTACCATTAGTTGCAAAGAAGTCTGTTGTAATTCCAACATTGCATGACGAACCTCCTGCAAAATTATCCGTATATTCTAATCTTTTCAAAGACGACTCAGCCTATTGTTTTAATACTCCTGAAGAGAAAGCACTCTTTCATAAATTATACGGATACGAGCCAAGCCTTGGGAATGTGATCGGAATGCATCTGGCGATTCCAGAAGAAACAGAGAAGAAAACGTTCGATAGAAAAAACCCACAAGATTCATTCCAGTTTTTGTATGTAGGAAGAATAGACGAAGGGAAAGGTGTGCTTGAAATGGCTCAATACTTTTCCGAATGGCAAAAAAGGAGTGGTAGGAACGATAATCTACTTTTGGCCGGAAGAGGAGATTCCAAACTTCTACAAAGAATATCGAAGTTTTCTCATGTATCACCTTTAGGCTTCGTAAGCGAAGAAGCAAAAGACGAAATTATCCGCTCTTCTGATATTTTAATTAATCCTTCCCCTATGGAAAGTTTTTCTATTATTATTATGGAAGCTTGGATTCGTAAAAAAGCCGTCCTTGTCAACGGACGATCTGATGTTCTAAAAGGACATTGTTTGAGAAGCAATGGCGGTCTGTATTATTCAGACCTAGATAGTTTTTGTGCAGTCGCTGAATATTTAGTAAATCATAGCAAAGAGAGAGAAGAGATGGGCTTGAACGGTAAAAAATACGTTCAGGCGAACTTTAATCCAGATATCGTGGAGAAGAAAATCTCCCATATCGTAGAGAGATGTATCAGAAGAAGATACTCTGAATAA
- a CDS encoding inositol monophosphatase family protein: MSYQNEIKIRYQHFLNFAPTISEFLKKTHEREDLQISFKGNIESDLITIADKGSEELIVSEIRKAFPKDHILGEEGSNYEGSSQFKWIIDPLDGTVNYSHRIPLYCCCIGLEDLETKSAVMGIVPMPALGHVYHAMLGEGAFKDKTQIKVTQTKEIKKALLCTGFPYDREEKIEQLMFNLKKFILRSRGVRRTGSAGLDICWVAEGKFDAFWEEDLKPWDMTAAAAILQEAGGKLSTYANNTFHPYVTSLIASNGVLHEKMVETLQEYLDI, encoded by the coding sequence ATGAGCTACCAAAACGAAATCAAGATCAGATACCAACATTTCCTAAACTTCGCCCCAACCATCTCTGAGTTCCTTAAAAAAACTCATGAAAGAGAAGATCTACAAATTTCCTTTAAAGGAAATATTGAATCGGATCTAATCACGATCGCAGACAAGGGTTCCGAAGAATTGATCGTCTCAGAGATCAGAAAGGCATTCCCTAAAGATCATATCTTAGGCGAAGAAGGAAGTAATTACGAAGGAAGTTCGCAGTTCAAATGGATCATAGATCCGTTAGATGGAACTGTAAATTATTCTCATCGCATTCCTCTCTATTGCTGTTGTATTGGATTAGAAGATCTAGAAACAAAATCCGCAGTGATGGGCATCGTTCCTATGCCAGCGCTTGGGCATGTATATCATGCAATGCTTGGAGAAGGCGCATTTAAAGATAAAACTCAGATTAAAGTTACTCAAACCAAAGAGATCAAAAAAGCACTCTTATGTACTGGCTTTCCTTATGATAGAGAAGAGAAAATAGAACAACTCATGTTCAATCTGAAAAAATTCATCTTAAGATCTAGAGGGGTGAGACGGACTGGATCTGCAGGATTAGATATCTGTTGGGTCGCAGAAGGTAAATTTGACGCATTCTGGGAAGAAGATCTGAAACCTTGGGATATGACCGCTGCTGCAGCGATCCTACAGGAAGCAGGAGGAAAATTAAGTACTTATGCAAACAATACATTCCATCCATACGTAACCAGTTTGATTGCGTCTAACGGAGTATTGCACGAAAAAATGGTAGAGACCTTACAGGAGTATTTAGATATATGA
- a CDS encoding DMT family transporter has product MSWVLLVLAGLFEVGFTTCMKLSDGFKDWRYGLGFLVFAILSFYFLNKATQNIPLGTAYAVWTGIGAAGTVIIGILSFGDSINTWRIFFLSTLILSVIGLKFLGGD; this is encoded by the coding sequence ATGAGTTGGGTTTTATTGGTATTAGCAGGACTTTTCGAAGTAGGATTTACTACTTGTATGAAATTGTCCGATGGTTTCAAGGACTGGAGATACGGTCTTGGATTTTTAGTGTTTGCGATTTTGAGCTTTTACTTTTTGAACAAGGCAACTCAGAACATTCCTCTTGGGACTGCTTATGCTGTGTGGACTGGAATTGGTGCTGCAGGAACCGTGATCATCGGGATTCTTTCTTTTGGAGATTCTATTAATACTTGGAGGATCTTCTTTCTTTCAACTTTGATATTATCCGTGATCGGATTAAAATTTTTAGGCGGAGATTGA
- a CDS encoding YkvA family protein, with protein sequence MEEDKIEKIKQGFWPKVKKVAGKVPFLADAIALYYAMLDPSTPLKARLTIAGALAYFLTPFDAIPDILFGAGYIDDAGVVAAVLAAASMYVKEEHKKKAADFLDSNPEGTLEN encoded by the coding sequence ATGGAAGAAGATAAGATAGAAAAGATCAAACAAGGTTTTTGGCCTAAGGTAAAGAAGGTCGCGGGGAAAGTCCCTTTTCTTGCGGATGCGATTGCTTTATACTATGCGATGTTAGATCCTTCTACACCTCTAAAAGCAAGACTTACGATTGCGGGTGCACTTGCTTATTTTCTTACACCTTTTGATGCGATCCCTGACATTCTATTTGGAGCAGGTTATATAGACGATGCAGGAGTGGTCGCAGCTGTTCTCGCTGCTGCATCTATGTATGTTAAAGAAGAACATAAGAAGAAGGCTGCGGATTTTTTAGATTCCAATCCTGAGGGTACCCTGGAGAATTGA
- the loa22 gene encoding OmpA family outer membrane lipoprotein Loa22 — translation MVKKILNILLIGATVFSLALCSSADNKDQAAPEPGEQNSAASRNVNVDSPADAINNQIKDFRYPDGITRPGFSYKKADVSAGDFSEWAKVNISVLKDGISKLPDSWALEITGHTDQVGPEEAEGDKKGNVFYGEIRAKAVKQSLVKQGIPANRIVTKSAGSSSPVSGLDAKDPKNRRVTFKFVQQQ, via the coding sequence ATGGTAAAAAAAATTCTCAATATCCTGCTCATCGGTGCAACGGTTTTTTCCTTAGCTCTTTGCTCTTCTGCAGACAACAAAGACCAAGCGGCTCCTGAGCCTGGAGAACAAAATTCCGCAGCTTCTCGTAACGTCAACGTAGACTCTCCTGCAGACGCTATCAATAATCAAATTAAAGACTTCCGCTATCCAGACGGGATCACTCGTCCAGGTTTCAGCTACAAAAAAGCTGATGTTAGCGCGGGAGATTTCAGCGAGTGGGCAAAAGTTAATATTTCTGTTCTTAAAGACGGAATTTCTAAACTTCCTGATTCTTGGGCATTAGAGATCACTGGTCACACTGACCAAGTTGGACCTGAAGAAGCAGAAGGCGATAAAAAAGGAAACGTTTTCTACGGAGAAATTCGTGCAAAAGCGGTTAAACAATCCTTAGTTAAACAAGGAATTCCTGCAAATCGTATCGTTACTAAGAGTGCAGGTTCTTCTTCTCCAGTTTCCGGATTGGATGCAAAAGATCCTAAAAACCGCAGAGTAACCTTCAAGTTTGTTCAACAACAATAA
- a CDS encoding glycosyltransferase: MNAYLHISEFRDKDGIGNDIKGLREVLNSSGIKTEIVCQNDLSDGSIKTIQIEELRNESILSSNSMHILEYGGSGYPIESFLSFPGRKFVRYQNITPPKFFKPFVSQDIFKSFELDYKKSILELHKLKRSIERFLPSSKYSASNLEDLNIVNSSVVPIVRKYGWKGEKRNRKNGYTLGYVGRLVPSKKIEDILFLSYFLKRIEPKYRILLIGNVPSIFEDYFTNLKQMARELGIGGNVQFRMGVQDSELPRFWEEMDAYISMSEHEGFGIPLVEALSYDIPVFAYACTAVPETLKDAGYLFRKKDLNSLEKLAEWIHFILESQSSPHPVDGPHASSKRKEVCMDYDSMPYGRVLKQIFTFKEASAS, from the coding sequence ATGAATGCCTATCTCCATATTTCCGAATTTAGGGATAAAGACGGGATCGGAAACGACATCAAGGGTTTAAGAGAAGTTTTAAATTCTTCCGGTATCAAAACGGAGATCGTTTGTCAGAATGATCTGAGCGACGGATCCATTAAAACCATACAAATTGAAGAACTTCGCAACGAAAGTATTCTGTCCTCTAATTCCATGCATATTTTAGAATATGGTGGTTCGGGTTATCCTATAGAATCTTTTCTTTCCTTTCCTGGAAGGAAATTTGTTCGTTATCAGAATATCACCCCTCCTAAGTTTTTTAAACCTTTCGTTTCTCAGGATATATTCAAAAGTTTCGAATTGGATTATAAAAAATCCATATTAGAATTACATAAACTTAAAAGATCTATAGAGCGTTTTCTTCCGAGTTCTAAATACAGCGCATCTAATTTGGAAGACCTTAACATAGTAAATTCCAGCGTTGTCCCAATTGTTAGAAAGTACGGATGGAAGGGAGAAAAGCGAAATCGAAAAAACGGCTACACTCTCGGTTATGTCGGGAGGCTGGTCCCAAGTAAAAAGATAGAAGATATTCTATTTCTCTCTTATTTTTTAAAAAGAATAGAACCAAAATATAGGATTCTATTAATCGGAAACGTTCCTAGTATTTTCGAAGATTATTTTACCAACTTAAAACAGATGGCAAGAGAACTTGGGATTGGCGGAAATGTTCAATTCAGAATGGGGGTCCAAGATTCCGAACTGCCCAGATTTTGGGAAGAGATGGACGCTTATATTAGCATGAGCGAACACGAAGGCTTTGGGATCCCTCTTGTGGAAGCGCTAAGTTATGATATTCCAGTTTTTGCATATGCTTGTACTGCTGTTCCGGAAACTTTAAAAGACGCAGGATATCTTTTTAGGAAAAAGGATCTAAACAGTTTGGAAAAATTGGCTGAGTGGATCCATTTTATATTAGAATCTCAATCTTCCCCTCATCCTGTGGATGGCCCTCATGCTTCTTCCAAAAGAAAAGAAGTTTGTATGGATTATGATTCCATGCCTTACGGAAGAGTCTTAAAACAGATATTCACATTTAAAGAAGCGTCCGCCTCATGA